Proteins encoded together in one Bradyrhizobium sp. PSBB068 window:
- a CDS encoding malonyl-CoA decarboxylase, whose amino-acid sequence MANAFFSDLLSTISERGRVLLGRASPANDKQDASELLELCEALLSGRGEASGTAMAREVLDRYHHLDAAGRLSFFQTLARDFGPDHARLAQAIDAWRAKANGEDASDLHFASEPRRQELIRRLNRAPGGTGELVSIRSDLLSLMKGNKDLAALDRDVVHLLSSWFNRGFLVLRRIDWSSPANILEKIIRYEAVHEIRDWDDLRRRIDPVDRRCYAFFHPALADEPLIFVEVALTEAIPGAIAPLLAEEREPVPAEKARTAVFYSISNTQRGLGGISFGSFLIKQVVEELRRELPKLDTFVTLSPVPGFMQWVKQADDVPLSDEDRQLLESLGKPGWPDNAELATQLRTVLEPLAAYYFLKARTPKGRLIDSVARFHLGNGARLERINWLGDLSPKGLRESAGVMVNYLYRLDDIEKNHEAYANNGEVIASSAVKKLLKGEGRRLLDMRLS is encoded by the coding sequence ATGGCCAACGCTTTCTTCTCCGACCTGCTCTCGACGATCTCCGAACGCGGCCGCGTCCTGCTCGGCCGCGCCAGCCCGGCCAACGACAAGCAGGATGCGTCCGAGCTGCTGGAATTGTGCGAGGCGCTGCTGTCCGGCCGCGGCGAAGCCTCCGGCACCGCGATGGCGCGCGAAGTGCTCGACCGCTACCACCACCTCGATGCCGCCGGCCGCCTGTCGTTCTTCCAGACGCTGGCGCGCGATTTCGGCCCCGATCACGCCAGGCTGGCGCAGGCGATCGACGCCTGGCGCGCCAAGGCCAATGGCGAGGATGCCAGCGACCTGCATTTCGCCTCCGAACCGCGCCGCCAGGAGTTGATCCGCCGGCTCAACCGCGCGCCGGGCGGCACCGGCGAGTTGGTGTCGATCCGTTCCGACCTACTTTCACTGATGAAGGGCAACAAGGACCTCGCCGCGCTCGATCGCGACGTCGTGCACCTGCTCTCGTCCTGGTTCAACAGGGGATTCCTCGTGCTGCGCAGGATAGACTGGTCGTCGCCGGCCAATATTCTGGAGAAGATCATCCGCTATGAGGCCGTGCACGAGATCCGCGACTGGGACGATCTGCGCCGCCGCATCGATCCGGTCGATCGCCGCTGCTACGCATTCTTCCACCCCGCGCTGGCCGACGAGCCGCTGATCTTCGTCGAGGTCGCGCTGACCGAAGCGATCCCTGGCGCGATCGCGCCGCTGCTCGCGGAAGAGCGCGAGCCGGTGCCGGCCGAGAAGGCCCGCACCGCGGTATTCTATTCGATCTCCAATACCCAGCGCGGCCTCGGCGGCATCTCGTTCGGCAGCTTCCTGATCAAACAGGTGGTCGAGGAACTGCGCCGCGAACTGCCGAAGCTCGACACCTTCGTGACGCTGTCGCCGGTGCCGGGCTTCATGCAGTGGGTCAAGCAGGCCGACGACGTGCCGCTGTCAGATGAGGACCGCCAACTACTGGAAAGCCTCGGCAAGCCCGGCTGGCCCGACAATGCCGAGCTCGCGACGCAACTGCGCACCGTGCTGGAGCCGCTCGCCGCCTACTACTTTCTGAAGGCACGCACGCCGAAGGGACGGCTGATCGATTCGGTCGCCCGCTTCCATCTCGGCAACGGCGCGCGGCTGGAGCGGATCAACTGGCTCGGCGACCTCTCGCCCAAGGGCCTGCGCGAATCCGCCGGCGTCATGGTCAACTACCTCTACCGGCTCGACGACATCGAGAAGAACCACGAGGCCTATGCCAACAATGGCGAGGTGATCGCCTCGAGCGCGGTGAAGAAGCTGCTGAAGGGCGAAGGCCGGCGGCTGCTGGATATGCGGCTGTCGTAG
- a CDS encoding mandelate racemase/muconate lactonizing enzyme family protein, whose amino-acid sequence MSVRIVDVREVTKPISSPIRNAYIDFTKMTSSLVAVVTDVVRDGRRVVGYGFNSNGRYGQGGLIRERFAPRLKEADPKALLDAAGDNLDPDKVWSTLISNEKPGGHGERSVAVGTIDMAVWDAVAKIAGKPLFRLLAERHGLTANPRVFVYAAGGYYYPGKDLGALRKEMRGYLDRGYNVVKMKIGGAPLTEDRARIEAVLNEIGRDAQLAVDANGRFDLETAIAYAKMLREYPLFWYEEAGDPLDYALQAALAEFYPGAMATGENLFSHQDARNLIRYGGMRPDRDWLQFDCALSYGLCEYQRTLAVLKTHGWSPSRCIPHGGHQMSLNIAAGLGLGGNESYPDLFQPYGGFPDGVRVEGGHIVMPELPGIGFEGKSDLYKEMKALAD is encoded by the coding sequence ATGTCCGTCCGCATCGTCGACGTCCGCGAGGTGACGAAACCGATCTCCTCGCCGATCCGCAACGCCTATATCGACTTCACCAAGATGACCTCGAGCCTCGTCGCCGTGGTCACCGATGTGGTGCGCGACGGCAGGCGGGTGGTCGGCTACGGCTTCAATTCCAACGGTCGCTACGGGCAGGGCGGGCTGATCCGCGAGCGCTTTGCACCGCGCCTCAAGGAAGCCGATCCCAAAGCGCTGCTCGATGCCGCCGGTGACAATCTCGATCCGGACAAGGTCTGGTCGACGCTGATTTCGAACGAGAAGCCGGGCGGCCATGGCGAGCGCTCGGTCGCGGTCGGCACCATCGACATGGCGGTGTGGGACGCGGTGGCGAAGATCGCGGGCAAGCCGCTGTTCCGGCTGCTCGCCGAGCGCCACGGTCTCACCGCCAATCCGCGCGTCTTCGTCTATGCGGCCGGCGGCTATTACTATCCGGGCAAGGATCTCGGCGCGCTGCGCAAGGAGATGCGTGGCTATCTCGACCGCGGCTACAACGTCGTGAAGATGAAGATCGGCGGCGCGCCGCTCACTGAGGACCGCGCGCGCATCGAGGCGGTGCTCAACGAGATCGGCCGCGACGCGCAGCTCGCGGTCGACGCCAATGGCCGCTTCGATCTGGAGACCGCGATCGCCTACGCCAAGATGCTGCGCGAGTATCCGCTGTTCTGGTACGAGGAGGCCGGCGATCCGCTCGATTACGCGTTGCAGGCCGCTTTGGCCGAGTTCTATCCCGGCGCGATGGCGACCGGCGAGAACCTGTTCAGCCACCAGGATGCGCGCAACCTGATCCGCTACGGCGGCATGCGGCCGGACCGCGACTGGCTGCAATTCGACTGCGCACTGTCCTACGGGCTGTGCGAATATCAGCGCACGCTCGCGGTGCTGAAGACCCATGGCTGGTCGCCGAGCCGCTGCATCCCGCATGGCGGCCACCAGATGTCGCTCAACATCGCGGCCGGCCTCGGCCTCGGCGGCAATGAGAGCTATCCCGACCTGTTCCAGCCCTATGGCGGCTTCCCGGACGGCGTCCGCGTCGAGGGTGGCCACATCGTGATGCCCGAGCTTCCCGGCATCGGCTTCGAGGGCAAATCGGATCTCTACAAGGAGATGAAGGCGCTGGCCGATTAA
- a CDS encoding DUF3297 family protein, with amino-acid sequence MSDDNTNDQFPDRLSVDPNSPYYNADILARDVGIRFKGAEKTNVEEYCISEGWVRVTAGNAKDRYGNPLTIKVHGPVEPYFRDKAKS; translated from the coding sequence ATGAGCGACGACAACACCAACGACCAATTCCCCGACCGCCTCTCGGTCGATCCGAACAGCCCGTATTACAACGCGGACATCCTGGCGCGTGACGTCGGCATCCGTTTCAAGGGCGCCGAGAAGACCAATGTCGAGGAATACTGCATCAGCGAGGGCTGGGTGCGGGTCACCGCGGGGAACGCCAAGGACCGTTACGGCAATCCGCTGACCATCAAGGTGCACGGGCCGGTCGAGCCGTATTTCAGGGACAAGGCGAAGTCCTGA
- a CDS encoding glutathione peroxidase yields the protein MATVYDFTAKSLAGEDMPLRQFEGQVLLIVNTASACGFTPQYKGLQELHAGLSPRGFAVLGFPCNQFGAQEPGDAKQIATFCETNYAVTFPMFAKIDVNGSGAHPLYEHLKREKSGLLGPAIKWNFTKFLVDRAGKVVARHAPTARPEGLKKEIEALL from the coding sequence ATGGCGACGGTCTACGATTTCACCGCCAAGTCGCTCGCCGGCGAGGACATGCCCTTGCGGCAGTTCGAGGGGCAGGTGCTGCTGATCGTCAACACTGCAAGCGCCTGCGGGTTCACGCCGCAATACAAGGGCCTGCAGGAGCTGCACGCGGGCCTCTCGCCGCGCGGCTTTGCGGTGCTCGGCTTTCCCTGCAACCAGTTCGGCGCGCAGGAGCCCGGCGATGCGAAGCAGATCGCCACGTTCTGCGAGACCAACTATGCGGTGACGTTTCCGATGTTCGCCAAGATCGACGTCAACGGCTCGGGCGCGCATCCATTGTACGAACATCTGAAACGTGAGAAGTCGGGGCTGCTCGGGCCGGCGATCAAATGGAACTTCACCAAGTTCCTGGTCGATCGCGCCGGCAAGGTCGTGGCGCGGCATGCGCCGACCGCCCGGCCCGAAGGATTGAAGAAGGAAATCGAGGCGCTGCTATGA
- a CDS encoding amidase family protein, with protein sequence MQDLWRLSATELAGLIKSKRVSAKEAAEAGLARLDAVNPVINAVVDHRPDDVLAQAVAIDAAIARGEAVGPLAGVPVTIKVNVDQEGYATTNGLKAQRDLIARADNPVVANLRKAGAVLLGRTNCPAVSYRWFTTNLIHGDTKNPRDPGITPGGSSGGAGSAVAAGIGHIAHGTDIAGSIRYPAYACGVHGLRPSLGRIPAFNAALPERPIGPQISAVSGPLARTVNDLRVSLAAMSAPDYRDPWYAPVPLEGPRREKRVAMCPNPDGLDPVPEVVAAVADAGKRLQAAGWIVEEVANTPSLREAAEIQTRLWLGDGYEAQLAFAEREGDPGALACLHGVRSRVHPFDLSQALTRRATLTREWFAFLDKYPVLLMPVSGELPFPDHLDRKDEASFARVWHAQLPQIAIPFMGLPGLVVSTGLVGRIPVGVQLVAARYREDLCLAAGEAIEAAGTPSSPIDPVV encoded by the coding sequence ATGCAGGATCTTTGGCGTCTGTCGGCAACCGAGCTCGCCGGCCTCATCAAATCGAAGCGGGTCTCGGCGAAGGAGGCCGCCGAGGCCGGGCTCGCCCGGCTCGATGCGGTCAACCCTGTCATCAACGCGGTGGTCGATCACCGGCCGGACGACGTGCTGGCGCAGGCGGTCGCGATCGATGCGGCAATTGCGCGCGGTGAGGCGGTCGGGCCGCTTGCCGGCGTGCCTGTCACGATCAAGGTCAATGTCGACCAGGAAGGCTACGCCACCACCAACGGCCTGAAGGCGCAGCGCGACCTGATCGCCAGGGCCGACAACCCGGTGGTCGCCAATCTGCGCAAGGCCGGCGCGGTGCTGCTCGGCCGCACCAATTGCCCGGCGGTGTCCTATCGCTGGTTCACCACCAACCTCATCCACGGCGACACCAAGAACCCGCGCGATCCCGGCATCACCCCGGGCGGCTCGTCGGGCGGCGCGGGCTCGGCGGTCGCGGCCGGCATCGGCCACATCGCCCATGGCACCGATATCGCGGGCTCGATCCGCTATCCGGCCTATGCCTGTGGCGTGCACGGCCTGCGGCCGAGCCTGGGCCGTATCCCGGCCTTCAACGCGGCGTTGCCGGAGCGTCCGATCGGCCCGCAGATCAGCGCGGTGTCGGGCCCGCTGGCGCGCACGGTGAATGATCTGCGCGTCTCGCTCGCGGCGATGTCTGCGCCCGACTATCGCGATCCCTGGTATGCGCCGGTGCCGCTCGAGGGCCCGCGCCGCGAGAAGCGCGTTGCGATGTGCCCCAATCCCGATGGCCTCGACCCGGTGCCGGAAGTCGTTGCCGCGGTCGCCGATGCCGGCAAGCGCTTGCAAGCGGCCGGCTGGATCGTCGAGGAAGTTGCCAACACGCCGTCCTTGCGCGAGGCGGCCGAGATCCAGACCCGGCTCTGGCTCGGCGACGGCTACGAGGCGCAGCTTGCGTTTGCCGAACGCGAGGGCGATCCCGGCGCGCTGGCCTGCCTGCACGGCGTCCGCTCAAGGGTGCATCCGTTCGACCTGTCGCAGGCGCTGACCCGCCGCGCCACGCTGACGCGCGAATGGTTTGCCTTCCTCGACAAATATCCGGTGCTGCTGATGCCGGTGTCCGGCGAGCTGCCGTTCCCGGATCATCTCGACCGCAAGGACGAGGCGTCGTTCGCGCGGGTGTGGCACGCGCAGCTGCCGCAGATCGCAATCCCGTTCATGGGCCTTCCGGGGCTCGTCGTCTCCACGGGGCTCGTCGGGCGGATTCCGGTCGGCGTGCAGCTGGTGGCCGCGCGTTATCGCGAGGATCTCTGTCTCGCCGCGGGCGAGGCGATCGAGGCCGCCGGCACGCCGTCCTCTCCAATTGATCCGGTGGTCTAA
- a CDS encoding c-type cytochrome has protein sequence MRKLAMAAALTALSFSANAETIQERAAACFACHGERGTSETENTPSLGGQQAPYALIQLFMFREKLRVFDPMNEMAKPMTDDDLRAFSDFIATLPKPVPPADAGDAARMARGQALAQQNRCNSCHNTDFSGKDNVPRIANQREDYLAKTLAEYKDNSRHGYDATMADVMQTVTKEQIGDLAYYIAHVR, from the coding sequence ATGCGCAAGCTCGCAATGGCCGCGGCGCTCACCGCGCTCAGCTTCTCCGCAAATGCCGAGACCATCCAGGAGCGCGCTGCGGCGTGCTTTGCCTGCCATGGCGAGCGCGGCACGTCGGAAACCGAGAACACGCCCTCGCTCGGCGGCCAGCAGGCGCCCTATGCGCTGATCCAGCTGTTCATGTTCCGCGAGAAGCTCAGGGTATTCGACCCGATGAACGAGATGGCGAAGCCGATGACCGACGACGATTTGCGCGCCTTCTCGGATTTCATCGCCACTTTGCCGAAGCCTGTGCCGCCTGCTGACGCCGGCGACGCCGCGCGGATGGCGCGCGGCCAGGCGTTGGCGCAGCAGAACCGCTGCAACAGCTGCCACAACACCGATTTCTCCGGCAAGGATAACGTCCCCCGGATCGCCAATCAGCGCGAGGACTACCTCGCCAAGACGCTGGCCGAATACAAGGACAACAGCCGCCACGGCTACGACGCCACCATGGCGGACGTGATGCAGACGGTGACCAAGGAGCAGATCGGCGACCTTGCCTATTACATCGCGCATGTCCGCTGA
- a CDS encoding PQQ-dependent sugar dehydrogenase, which yields MKKHSFAPRSLLLAGAMLGAFTLSAAAQQPAAAPAAGAAPAAQPLPPGSPLIGRPDNEAAAKLAPVAPPPLPSAPDKLPLAKLKVPAGFNVEVYAAGMANARSLALGDKGTVFVGSRLVDKVYAIVNKDGKRSVKVIASGLYRPNGVAFKDGTLYIAELSQVSKIDKIEDNLDNPPKPTVIYDKLPKDEAHGWKFIAIGPDNKLYVPVGQPGNNVLHDADHGQIRRINLDGSGAEVYALGVRNSVGFDWNPETKQMYFTDNGRDWLSETVPEDELNRVTKAGEDFGAPYCYQGNIIDQELGWGKNCKDYTPPVGLMGPHTASLGMRFYTGSMFPKTYKNVIFVARHGSWNKSQKQGGDVVVVRLNKDGTVKSVEPFMTGFLEDNKYVGRPVDVMLLKDGSLLVSDDWNGAVYRITYGKPKVANQ from the coding sequence ATGAAAAAACACTCGTTCGCACCGCGCAGCCTGCTGCTGGCGGGGGCCATGCTGGGCGCCTTTACGCTCTCTGCTGCGGCGCAGCAGCCGGCCGCCGCGCCGGCCGCAGGTGCAGCTCCGGCCGCCCAGCCGCTGCCGCCGGGCTCGCCCTTGATCGGGCGTCCCGACAATGAAGCCGCCGCCAAGCTGGCACCGGTGGCGCCGCCGCCGCTGCCGTCTGCGCCCGACAAGCTGCCGCTCGCCAAGCTCAAGGTGCCGGCCGGCTTCAATGTCGAGGTCTACGCCGCAGGGATGGCCAATGCGCGCTCGCTGGCGCTCGGCGACAAGGGCACCGTGTTCGTCGGCAGCCGGCTCGTCGACAAGGTCTATGCGATCGTCAACAAGGACGGCAAGCGCTCGGTCAAGGTGATCGCCTCCGGCCTCTATCGTCCGAACGGCGTCGCCTTCAAGGACGGCACGCTCTACATCGCCGAGCTCTCGCAGGTCTCCAAGATCGACAAGATCGAGGACAATCTGGACAACCCGCCGAAGCCGACCGTGATCTACGACAAGCTGCCGAAGGACGAGGCGCATGGCTGGAAGTTCATCGCCATCGGTCCCGACAACAAGCTCTATGTCCCGGTCGGCCAGCCCGGTAACAACGTGCTGCATGACGCCGACCACGGTCAAATCCGCCGCATCAATCTCGACGGCTCCGGCGCCGAGGTCTATGCGCTCGGCGTCCGCAACTCGGTCGGCTTCGACTGGAATCCCGAGACCAAGCAGATGTACTTCACCGACAACGGCCGCGACTGGCTGTCGGAGACGGTGCCGGAAGACGAGCTCAACCGCGTCACCAAGGCGGGCGAGGATTTCGGCGCGCCGTACTGCTACCAGGGCAACATCATCGACCAGGAGCTCGGCTGGGGCAAGAACTGCAAGGACTATACGCCGCCGGTCGGCCTGATGGGCCCGCATACCGCATCGCTCGGCATGCGCTTCTACACTGGAAGCATGTTCCCGAAGACCTACAAGAACGTGATCTTCGTGGCGCGCCACGGCTCCTGGAACAAGTCGCAGAAGCAGGGCGGCGACGTCGTCGTCGTGAGACTCAACAAGGACGGCACCGTGAAGTCGGTCGAGCCGTTCATGACCGGCTTCCTCGAGGACAACAAGTATGTCGGCCGACCGGTCGACGTGATGCTGCTGAAGGACGGCTCGCTGCTGGTCTCCGACGACTGGAACGGCGCGGTCTATCGCATCACCTACGGCAAGCCGAAGGTCGCCAACCAGTAA
- the pqqA gene encoding pyrroloquinoline quinone precursor peptide PqqA — protein sequence MAWKAPKIVEVSVGMEINMYMCATRK from the coding sequence ATGGCCTGGAAAGCACCGAAGATCGTCGAAGTGTCGGTCGGCATGGAAATCAACATGTATATGTGCGCCACCCGCAAGTAA